Proteins encoded by one window of Methanobacterium alcaliphilum:
- a CDS encoding DUF447 domain-containing protein, whose protein sequence is MNHKNIVERSLISKKGDLKYLGMKNGELYECIITTENPDKTSNAAPIGVLCKDPEHVILYLYDGTHTLENIKRSNFFVVNLTKNSLIFTKTTLSDISEDNFKYYKEYPYIEEADAFFMVKTEKIKDITKNNSLGSANMSIITGKVKNVVKIKEFNQPLNRGIYAVIESLIHYTRMNLADKNTQISYWGRIKEMNRVVQKVGSKEDKLSMKEIITKIKSEYNNLE, encoded by the coding sequence ATGAATCACAAGAATATTGTGGAAAGAAGTTTAATTTCAAAGAAAGGGGATTTAAAATATTTAGGTATGAAAAATGGTGAGTTATATGAATGTATAATAACCACTGAAAATCCGGACAAAACATCCAATGCAGCACCAATTGGAGTATTATGCAAAGACCCTGAACATGTGATTTTATATTTATATGATGGAACCCATACTCTGGAAAATATAAAAAGATCTAATTTTTTTGTAGTTAATTTAACAAAAAATTCATTAATATTTACTAAAACTACCCTATCAGATATTTCAGAGGATAATTTCAAATATTATAAAGAGTATCCATATATTGAAGAAGCTGATGCTTTTTTTATGGTAAAAACTGAAAAAATCAAAGATATAACCAAAAATAATAGTTTAGGATCTGCAAATATGTCCATAATAACGGGGAAAGTTAAAAATGTTGTTAAAATAAAGGAGTTCAACCAACCTTTAAATCGAGGGATTTACGCAGTTATAGAATCACTCATCCATTACACCCGTATGAATTTAGCAGATAAAAATACCCAAATTAGTTATTGGGGGCGAATAAAAGAAATGAACCGCGTAGTTCAAAAAGTAGGTAGCAAAGAAGATAAACTATCCATGAAAGAGATTATTACTAAAATAAAAAGTGAATATAATAATTTAGAATAA
- the ade gene encoding adenine deaminase has translation MMIRGNILNVFTGEIYPAEIEIESGIIKCVKKIKGNFKGLLVPGLIDAHIHIESSMLTPSFFAHAVVPHGTTAVVADPHEIANVMGTKGIDLMIKDSENVPLTFYFTAPSCVPATPFETSGATIESNQIDFLMQKDQIVALGEMMNFPGVINEDFSVINKIKSAQFNRKPVDGHAPLLSGEDLCKYISAGISTDHECSSAEEALEKKELGMKIMIREGSSAKNMEDLIEIGGDFLVSDDKHPEDLLEGHLNKLVQKAISLGMDPLQAIRMVTLNPAQHYSLKMGAIVPGNQADLVLVDNLENFEVEKVFIRGELVAEEGKSLFEPVTISGESSIHVEQKSPEDFNINLSGKSTLVRVIKVLEGQIVTSEMEAELPIIDGKITADIQKDILPISVVERYGHGRMSKAFVNGFEIKEGALASSVAHDSHNIIVVGTSYDYMAKAVNLLRENRGGLVAVSKDIHKFLDLPVAGLMSNCDAETVSSKLKELHKIAREMGCSLESPFMTMSFLALLVIPQLKLSDKGLFDGTKFEFVEVIKKIIE, from the coding sequence ATGATGATAAGAGGAAATATTCTAAATGTTTTCACCGGTGAAATATATCCTGCTGAGATTGAAATTGAGTCGGGTATAATAAAATGTGTAAAGAAAATAAAAGGGAATTTCAAAGGATTATTGGTTCCGGGATTAATAGATGCACATATCCACATTGAAAGTTCCATGTTAACTCCTTCTTTTTTTGCACATGCTGTGGTTCCTCATGGCACAACAGCAGTAGTTGCTGATCCTCATGAAATTGCCAATGTAATGGGCACAAAGGGAATAGATTTGATGATTAAAGACTCTGAAAATGTTCCATTAACTTTTTATTTCACAGCACCTTCCTGCGTTCCGGCCACTCCTTTTGAAACATCAGGGGCTACAATAGAATCTAATCAAATCGATTTTTTAATGCAGAAAGATCAAATCGTGGCTTTAGGCGAAATGATGAATTTTCCAGGAGTCATAAATGAAGATTTTTCGGTTATAAATAAAATAAAAAGTGCTCAGTTCAATAGAAAACCCGTAGATGGCCATGCTCCTTTATTGTCAGGTGAAGATTTATGTAAATATATTTCAGCAGGCATTTCCACTGACCATGAATGTAGTTCTGCTGAAGAGGCATTGGAAAAGAAAGAACTGGGTATGAAAATCATGATTCGAGAAGGTTCGTCGGCTAAAAACATGGAAGATTTAATTGAGATTGGTGGCGATTTTTTAGTCTCTGATGATAAACATCCTGAAGATCTTTTAGAAGGACATCTAAATAAATTGGTTCAAAAAGCAATCAGTTTAGGAATGGATCCTCTTCAGGCCATTAGGATGGTTACCCTAAATCCAGCCCAACATTATTCTTTAAAAATGGGAGCTATAGTTCCAGGTAATCAGGCAGATTTAGTACTGGTGGATAATCTGGAAAACTTTGAAGTGGAAAAAGTTTTCATTCGGGGTGAACTGGTTGCTGAAGAGGGTAAATCATTATTTGAACCGGTCACTATATCTGGGGAGAGCAGTATTCATGTAGAACAAAAGAGCCCTGAAGATTTTAATATTAATCTTTCAGGAAAAAGTACTTTGGTTAGAGTGATTAAAGTTTTAGAGGGGCAAATTGTAACCTCTGAGATGGAAGCAGAATTACCTATAATTGATGGTAAGATAACTGCAGATATTCAAAAAGATATTCTCCCAATTTCTGTTGTTGAAAGATATGGTCATGGGAGAATGTCCAAGGCATTTGTAAATGGATTCGAAATTAAAGAAGGAGCATTAGCATCCAGTGTAGCACATGATTCTCATAATATCATTGTGGTAGGTACCAGTTACGATTACATGGCTAAGGCAGTGAATCTTTTAAGAGAAAATCGAGGAGGTTTAGTTGCGGTTTCAAAAGATATTCATAAATTTTTGGATTTACCTGTAGCAGGTCTCATGAGCAACTGCGATGCGGAAACAGTATCTTCAAAGTTAAAAGAACTTCATAAAATTGCCCGAGAAATGGGATGTTCATTAGAATCTCCTTTCATGACCATGTCATTTTTAGCGCTTTTAGTAATCCCCCAACTTAAATTAAGTGACAAGGGTCTTTTCGATGGAACAAAATTTGAATTTGTTGAGGTTATAAAAAAAATAATAGAATGA
- a CDS encoding YwbE family protein, whose protein sequence is MDGKTRKNIKIGSEVKIVLKKDQRSGNLTKGKVKNILTGSPFHPHGIKVRLEDGRIGRVKEIIN, encoded by the coding sequence ATGGATGGAAAAACCAGAAAAAATATTAAAATAGGATCCGAAGTTAAAATAGTACTTAAAAAAGATCAAAGAAGCGGTAACTTGACGAAAGGTAAAGTTAAAAATATATTAACAGGCTCACCATTTCATCCTCATGGGATCAAAGTTAGACTTGAAGATGGTCGCATAGGTAGGGTTAAGGAAATTATTAATTAG
- a CDS encoding TIGR00300 family protein: MNTREVELSGHIIDSLILPKTLDIIMDMGGDFKIIEFEIGKKKTDISHAKILVSSPRPDHLNEILDELSEIGASISEIKDVELQKSEKDRVIPSEFYSTTNHTTHILYQGEWILVEDIEMDCMIVLDPIQKRAFCKPIGLIEKDDLIVVGREGIRVTPPERPRGKKGVFEFMGSDVSSEKPLMSLIKNIADEIREIKERDGKIAIVGGPAIVHTGSASILAQMIREGYIDAILGGNALATHDIENALYGTSLGICVKSGEAVTRGHRHHISAINEINTAGSIKDAVEKGILKKGIMYECIKNDVPFVLAGSIRDDGPLPDVITDVIEAQDEMRKYAQQVDMVIMIATMLHSIATGNVLPSKVKSICVDINPATVTKLSDRGSAQVVSIVTDVGAFLPMLLDELKSEE; encoded by the coding sequence ATGAATACAAGAGAGGTAGAGCTTTCCGGCCACATAATTGATAGTCTTATACTTCCTAAGACTCTTGATATAATAATGGATATGGGGGGAGACTTTAAAATAATTGAATTTGAAATTGGAAAGAAAAAAACAGATATAAGTCATGCAAAGATTCTTGTCTCTTCTCCAAGGCCGGATCATCTGAATGAGATTTTAGATGAATTAAGTGAAATTGGAGCATCCATATCTGAAATAAAAGATGTTGAGCTACAAAAATCTGAAAAAGATAGAGTTATACCTTCTGAATTTTATTCTACTACTAATCACACCACACATATTCTTTATCAAGGAGAATGGATTTTGGTAGAGGATATTGAAATGGATTGCATGATTGTACTGGATCCTATCCAAAAAAGAGCTTTTTGTAAACCTATAGGGCTCATCGAGAAAGATGATTTGATTGTTGTGGGAAGAGAAGGAATAAGGGTCACTCCCCCAGAGAGACCTCGAGGTAAAAAAGGAGTCTTTGAATTTATGGGCAGTGACGTGTCCTCTGAAAAACCACTCATGTCTCTGATTAAAAATATTGCCGATGAAATAAGGGAAATTAAAGAAAGGGATGGTAAAATAGCAATAGTTGGAGGGCCAGCTATTGTTCACACGGGATCTGCATCTATCCTAGCTCAAATGATAAGGGAAGGTTATATTGATGCTATATTGGGTGGAAATGCTCTAGCCACTCATGATATTGAAAATGCATTGTATGGGACTTCCTTGGGTATTTGTGTTAAAAGTGGAGAAGCTGTAACTAGAGGTCACCGCCACCACATCTCGGCTATAAATGAAATTAACACTGCTGGGTCTATTAAGGATGCGGTAGAAAAGGGAATCTTAAAAAAAGGTATAATGTATGAATGTATAAAAAATGATGTTCCATTTGTACTTGCAGGGTCTATAAGGGATGATGGACCTTTACCTGATGTTATAACTGATGTTATAGAAGCTCAGGATGAAATGCGTAAATATGCTCAGCAAGTTGACATGGTTATCATGATCGCCACCATGCTACATTCTATTGCCACAGGTAATGTACTCCCGTCTAAGGTTAAAAGCATATGCGTGGATATTAACCCGGCTACAGTAACTAAGCTTTCAGATAGAGGAAGTGCCCAGGTAGTAAGTATTGTAACTGATGTGGGAGCGTTCTTGCCCATGTTATTAGATGAATTAAAGTCGGAAGAATAA
- the speB gene encoding agmatinase, with the protein MLFYTHNPSKFAFSREKTDIGVHHIDDHIPQNLINSKIPLKDKSDKIFGLIGVPFDSTTTYKPGARFGPAAVREASYNFENYNMSFNCSLSSIFFDFGDVEVSPGNFKRTCSNLQETVLELLENRISPIVIGGDHSISYGVLKAFKTFSDLDEVTVVHFDAHMDIIDTYIQEKYSHATVMRRIFDLNPKKIIQIGVRSASLEEMDFVNDQKIEYYTASDVRKDIGIIKNVLSKLQGPIYLTVDIDVLDPSYAPSVGTPSPCGISPCHVEDLIKILANKDVIGMDLVEVASDSIGDMTSINGAKIIYDFLCLQE; encoded by the coding sequence ATGCTCTTTTATACTCATAACCCTTCGAAATTTGCTTTTTCAAGGGAAAAAACTGATATTGGTGTTCATCATATTGATGATCATATTCCTCAAAATCTCATTAATTCTAAAATTCCATTAAAAGATAAGTCAGATAAAATATTTGGTTTAATAGGGGTTCCTTTTGATAGCACCACTACTTACAAGCCTGGGGCACGTTTTGGTCCGGCTGCAGTACGTGAAGCATCTTATAATTTTGAAAACTACAATATGTCCTTCAATTGTAGTTTGAGTTCTATTTTTTTTGATTTTGGTGATGTAGAAGTATCCCCTGGAAATTTTAAGAGAACATGTTCTAACTTGCAGGAAACTGTTTTGGAGTTATTAGAAAATAGAATATCTCCAATTGTAATTGGTGGGGATCATAGTATAAGCTATGGTGTATTAAAAGCGTTTAAGACATTTTCGGATTTGGATGAAGTTACAGTGGTGCATTTTGATGCCCATATGGATATAATTGATACTTATATTCAAGAGAAATATTCTCATGCAACTGTCATGCGCCGAATTTTTGATTTAAATCCTAAAAAAATTATTCAAATTGGGGTAAGGTCTGCTTCTTTAGAAGAAATGGATTTTGTAAATGATCAAAAGATAGAATATTATACGGCATCAGATGTTCGCAAGGATATTGGGATAATTAAAAATGTTTTATCCAAATTACAAGGCCCCATATACTTGACAGTAGATATAGATGTTCTTGATCCTTCTTATGCGCCCAGTGTGGGTACTCCTTCTCCTTGTGGTATTAGTCCCTGTCATGTGGAAGATTTGATTAAAATATTGGCTAATAAAGATGTTATTGGCATGGATTTAGTAGAAGTCGCTTCTGATAGTATTGGTGATATGACTTCGATTAATGGGGCAAAAATAATTTATGATTTCCTGTGTTTACAAGAATAG
- the eif5A gene encoding translation initiation factor IF-5A, with amino-acid sequence MSKKVVEVKTLKVGKYVILDGEASKITSISTSSPGKHGSAKARVEALGIFDKQKRSIVKPVDTKIDIPIIDKRTGQVLAIMGSDVQLMDLETYETFEIPIPDELREQLIEGVEVEYILAMGNKKLMRTKG; translated from the coding sequence ATGTCAAAGAAAGTGGTAGAAGTTAAAACTTTAAAAGTAGGTAAATACGTAATATTGGATGGCGAAGCATCAAAAATCACCAGTATCTCGACTTCATCTCCGGGTAAGCACGGTTCTGCAAAAGCTCGTGTAGAAGCTTTAGGTATATTTGATAAACAAAAAAGAAGCATTGTTAAACCAGTAGATACTAAAATTGACATACCAATAATTGATAAAAGAACCGGTCAAGTACTTGCTATTATGGGAAGCGACGTCCAGTTAATGGACTTAGAAACTTATGAAACCTTTGAAATTCCTATCCCTGATGAACTACGAGAACAATTAATTGAAGGGGTAGAAGTAGAATACATCTTGGCCATGGGTAACAAAAAACTCATGAGAACTAAAGGTTAA
- a CDS encoding pyruvoyl-dependent arginine decarboxylase: protein MKVAITSGKSEGPSKLNAFDNALLNAGIGDVNLIKVSSILPHNTQIVEVPQLTPGDMINCVLSHVSSDNEGDLISAAIAVATSADFGCVVEHSGINQEPHKIREKAVSMVKYMMKVRNLEIKELVVEEINHKVEKQGAAVAAVVYLGE, encoded by the coding sequence ATGAAAGTTGCAATAACATCTGGTAAATCAGAAGGACCAAGTAAATTAAATGCATTTGATAACGCTCTTTTAAATGCTGGAATTGGTGATGTGAATTTAATCAAAGTTTCCAGTATTCTTCCCCACAATACTCAAATAGTAGAAGTACCTCAATTAACGCCAGGAGATATGATTAACTGTGTATTATCCCATGTCAGCTCAGATAATGAGGGAGATCTTATTTCTGCAGCTATCGCAGTAGCCACATCTGCAGATTTTGGTTGTGTGGTCGAACATTCAGGAATAAATCAAGAACCCCATAAGATAAGAGAAAAAGCAGTTTCAATGGTCAAATATATGATGAAAGTAAGAAATCTGGAAATAAAGGAACTGGTTGTTGAAGAAATTAATCATAAAGTAGAAAAACAGGGCGCTGCTGTTGCGGCGGTAGTTTATTTAGGTGAATAA
- a CDS encoding inositol monophosphatase family protein: MEESELQLWRSIGIKMAEQVGKAVSPLVGKKEADENIKMGADGTPSKLIDIVAEDEVIGVLESTSRPVTLISEEIGILNIGQSSDENLNEYDLNSNSKSESSDKQIIFVVDPLDGTTNAVKRIPIYGISIAIAEYIPGPEKPSLNDVKMGFVKNFATGELYEAIKGRGAFLNGEKVYPSLENELNRSSMGAFIYGTKFSQVNNVCKMIRRMRILGSVAIELSYVSNSTYDAFMDLRGNLRVVDVAAAKLIVEEAGGIITDQEGNDLNGLLNVSARTSIIAAGNKKLHQQIMKNMEVI; this comes from the coding sequence ATGGAAGAGTCCGAATTACAGCTTTGGAGAAGCATAGGCATTAAAATGGCCGAACAGGTTGGAAAAGCAGTTTCTCCATTGGTTGGTAAAAAAGAAGCCGATGAAAATATAAAAATGGGTGCAGATGGTACCCCATCTAAACTTATTGATATTGTAGCAGAAGATGAAGTGATTGGAGTGCTGGAAAGCACCTCTAGGCCAGTTACACTAATAAGCGAAGAGATTGGAATCCTAAATATAGGACAATCTTCAGATGAAAATTTAAATGAATATGACCTCAATTCCAATTCCAAAAGCGAAAGTTCAGATAAACAAATTATTTTTGTTGTTGATCCTCTCGATGGGACAACTAATGCTGTGAAAAGGATCCCCATATATGGAATTTCAATTGCAATTGCAGAATACATACCAGGGCCGGAAAAACCATCATTAAATGATGTTAAAATGGGTTTTGTGAAAAATTTCGCTACGGGAGAGTTATATGAAGCAATTAAAGGTAGAGGCGCATTTTTAAACGGCGAAAAAGTTTATCCTTCCCTAGAAAATGAGCTAAACCGTTCTTCAATGGGGGCTTTTATCTATGGCACCAAATTCAGTCAGGTGAATAATGTTTGCAAAATGATAAGGCGAATGAGAATACTGGGATCTGTAGCTATAGAATTATCCTATGTATCCAACAGTACATATGATGCATTTATGGATCTGAGAGGAAACTTACGGGTGGTTGATGTTGCTGCTGCAAAACTTATTGTTGAGGAGGCAGGTGGAATCATTACAGATCAGGAGGGTAATGATTTAAATGGTCTTCTAAATGTAAGCGCCAGAACATCCATTATTGCCGCGGGGAATAAAAAACTACATCAACAAATAATGAAAAATATGGAGGTAATTTAA
- a CDS encoding NAD(+) kinase, with amino-acid sequence MHIGLAARLDMPKSVEFARKIIKFLLSKNIDLSIDLSLAQELPEFEKYFIDMEDMDTDMVIAIGGDGTILRTQSFVNQKDIPIFGINLGTVGFLTEIDPEDAFKALEEVLKGNYFIERRTQLRVYHERELPSALNEVVMMTRKPAKMLHIEISVDDEVVEELRADGLIIATPSGSTAYSMSAGGPIVDPKVEAFLIVPICPFKLGARPIVVSNKSEIKVKLLRKGKKAIAVIDGQFEEEINFLEELIFKKSDTDAYFVRLNKGFYKKVREKLTEGGISTPN; translated from the coding sequence ATGCATATTGGTCTTGCAGCTAGATTAGATATGCCCAAATCAGTGGAATTTGCCAGAAAAATAATCAAATTCTTACTATCAAAAAATATAGATCTTTCTATAGATTTATCACTTGCCCAGGAGCTTCCTGAATTTGAAAAATATTTCATTGATATGGAAGATATGGATACGGATATGGTTATAGCAATTGGTGGTGATGGCACCATTTTGAGAACTCAAAGTTTTGTTAACCAGAAGGACATACCTATTTTTGGAATAAACCTTGGAACAGTGGGTTTTTTAACTGAAATTGATCCGGAAGACGCTTTTAAAGCTTTAGAAGAAGTCCTTAAAGGCAATTATTTTATTGAACGGAGGACCCAACTAAGGGTGTATCATGAAAGAGAACTCCCCTCGGCCTTGAATGAAGTTGTAATGATGACCCGTAAACCTGCTAAAATGCTCCATATTGAAATATCTGTAGATGATGAAGTTGTTGAAGAATTAAGAGCAGACGGACTTATAATAGCAACCCCTAGCGGATCAACTGCCTACTCAATGTCTGCTGGAGGGCCAATTGTGGATCCGAAAGTAGAAGCCTTCTTAATTGTCCCAATATGTCCATTTAAATTAGGTGCTAGACCTATAGTAGTTTCTAACAAAAGTGAAATAAAAGTTAAATTACTAAGGAAAGGTAAAAAAGCCATAGCTGTTATTGATGGTCAATTTGAAGAAGAAATCAACTTTTTAGAAGAGTTAATTTTTAAAAAATCAGACACCGACGCGTATTTTGTTAGATTAAACAAAGGTTTTTATAAAAAAGTGAGAGAAAAACTCACTGAAGGAGGAATAAGCACACCTAATTAA
- the cfbE gene encoding coenzyme F430 synthase, with amino-acid sequence MNALIIDLTHSGFTIALELSKTSQFNEIWAWDLYQTMSNQQIADLKNKRIKLISNLPEPEELKNFCIIAPIHSPLDLNIHLTHHQAVNLILKEWKKSLKMPVIEITGVKGKTSVAGMLKSILTSENPLVLSSLGASICNQGSDIILKKNISITPASIIETIRLAEDYDYNMCIFESSLGGTGLADVGILTNISENYSIAQGRSTASKAKRQIFQSKITCCDHETLNEFYSDLKKLMRERINTFSLNDKYANLYAHNIKYGLKQTSFKIKAEGVKTTNNQVLNCSFSVETFAPAPHHVSNVLAAICGCLTLNMPIKTIQIGLKQFSGLLGRSSLKVKDKAVIIEEINPGINVKAIEKTIQMAKTMPSPFIILGGQYGITCEEIDEIKASDLLQNILKKDLIFNENNIILTHELGKGIKEKMEIKPVYIENPQKAIDYAITNQAKTIIFIYRSNYSNLELR; translated from the coding sequence ATGAATGCTTTAATTATCGATTTAACTCACAGTGGATTTACCATAGCTTTAGAGCTTTCCAAAACATCGCAATTTAATGAAATATGGGCATGGGACTTATATCAAACAATGTCAAACCAGCAAATAGCTGATTTGAAAAATAAAAGAATAAAATTAATTAGCAACCTCCCTGAGCCAGAGGAATTAAAAAATTTTTGTATTATTGCCCCGATTCACTCTCCTCTTGATTTAAATATTCACCTGACTCATCATCAGGCAGTTAATCTTATTCTAAAAGAATGGAAAAAATCTCTAAAAATGCCCGTGATAGAAATTACGGGTGTTAAAGGAAAAACCAGTGTGGCAGGGATGCTCAAATCAATTCTAACTTCTGAAAATCCTCTTGTATTAAGCAGCCTTGGGGCATCTATTTGTAACCAGGGTTCAGATATAATTCTTAAAAAGAATATCAGCATTACCCCCGCTAGTATTATTGAAACAATTAGATTGGCAGAAGATTATGATTACAATATGTGCATATTTGAATCGTCTTTAGGTGGAACTGGACTGGCAGACGTGGGAATACTGACTAATATATCTGAAAATTATTCTATTGCCCAGGGAAGAAGTACCGCAAGCAAAGCAAAACGCCAAATATTCCAAAGTAAGATTACCTGCTGCGATCATGAAACATTAAATGAATTTTACAGTGATTTAAAAAAATTAATGCGAGAAAGAATTAATACATTCAGCTTGAATGACAAATATGCTAACTTATATGCACATAATATAAAATATGGGCTAAAACAAACTTCATTTAAGATAAAAGCTGAAGGAGTCAAAACAACGAATAATCAAGTATTAAATTGTTCTTTTTCTGTTGAAACATTTGCTCCTGCACCACATCATGTGAGTAATGTCCTTGCAGCAATATGTGGGTGTTTAACATTAAATATGCCTATAAAAACAATACAAATAGGACTTAAACAATTTTCTGGTCTTCTTGGGCGCAGCTCTCTTAAAGTTAAAGATAAAGCAGTTATCATTGAAGAGATCAATCCCGGAATCAATGTTAAAGCCATTGAAAAAACAATTCAAATGGCTAAAACCATGCCTAGTCCATTTATAATATTAGGCGGACAGTATGGAATAACTTGTGAAGAGATTGATGAAATTAAAGCATCAGATCTTCTTCAAAATATTTTAAAAAAAGATCTAATATTTAATGAAAACAATATAATCCTTACTCATGAATTAGGAAAAGGAATTAAAGAAAAAATGGAAATAAAACCAGTTTACATTGAAAACCCACAAAAGGCAATTGATTACGCTATAACAAATCAAGCAAAAACAATAATTTTTATTTACCGGTCAAATTATTCTAATTTAGAATTGCGATAA
- the hemC gene encoding hydroxymethylbilane synthase, producing MIVGTRGSKLATVQTKYIISELSKVTDEKVDIEIIKTTGDKITDSQLYNIDSKGLFTKELDRAVLDEDVDFAVHSLKDVPTELDEDLTIAAVPIRESPHEALVSKKSWMELSQGATMGTSSLRREAFCNYHQKNFKLEPIRGNIETRIRKVMEGQCDATLMAEAGLKRLGLTKYIKEIFSLDYLTPPAGQGALAIITRKDSVKKTIIKKLNHYVSAQEVLAEKKVLEELGVGCQWPLGAIARTKGDQLDLNAILLTKEGKILSKVNLTGSIKEAEKLGINAANHMEDYI from the coding sequence TTGATTGTAGGAACCCGAGGGAGTAAACTTGCAACAGTGCAAACGAAATATATAATAAGTGAATTATCAAAAGTAACTGATGAAAAAGTTGACATAGAAATAATCAAAACCACCGGGGACAAAATTACAGATTCTCAACTTTATAATATAGATTCGAAAGGGCTTTTTACAAAAGAGCTTGACCGTGCCGTTTTAGACGAAGACGTAGATTTTGCAGTGCATAGTTTAAAAGATGTTCCTACAGAATTAGACGAAGATCTAACAATTGCTGCAGTTCCTATACGTGAATCTCCCCATGAGGCCCTTGTTTCAAAGAAAAGTTGGATGGAACTTTCACAAGGAGCAACAATGGGTACAAGCAGCCTGCGAAGAGAAGCATTTTGTAATTACCACCAAAAGAATTTTAAGTTAGAGCCTATAAGAGGAAATATAGAAACTCGAATTAGAAAAGTGATGGAAGGCCAGTGTGATGCCACACTAATGGCAGAAGCAGGATTAAAAAGATTGGGATTGACTAAATATATTAAGGAGATATTCTCTTTAGATTATTTAACTCCTCCTGCAGGTCAGGGGGCATTAGCCATTATCACTAGAAAAGATAGTGTCAAAAAAACTATCATTAAAAAATTAAATCATTACGTTTCTGCTCAGGAAGTTCTTGCTGAGAAAAAAGTGTTAGAAGAATTGGGGGTTGGGTGTCAGTGGCCTTTAGGAGCTATCGCTAGAACTAAAGGAGATCAACTAGATCTCAATGCAATACTTCTTACCAAAGAAGGTAAAATCTTATCCAAAGTAAATTTAACTGGATCAATTAAAGAAGCTGAAAAATTAGGAATAAATGCTGCAAATCATATGGAGGATTATATTTGA
- a CDS encoding Gfo/Idh/MocA family protein, whose amino-acid sequence MNKINVGVIGVGAMGYNHARVYSRLDNANLMAVSDLMKGTLSKVSKKYDTIGYVDYENILEMPEIEVVSVCVPTTHHYNVVMAAIDQGKHVLVEKPIAFTLNEAKEMVKAAKKKGVKLGTGHVERFNPAVQKAKELIENDVIGDVVSASAKRVGPFPPRIKDVGVTIDLAIHDLDVMYYLFDEPVAEVYATMGSILEKCEFEDHAEIMTKFNSGITGILEVNWLTPYKRRELEITGTDGIISIDYIDQSIDVYGKFAQDVQIQHAEPLQEEIKSFLNSVSNDETPQITGEDGIYALRTVLAAMKSSREHKPIKLNGE is encoded by the coding sequence TTGAATAAAATTAACGTGGGAGTAATTGGTGTTGGAGCAATGGGATACAACCATGCTCGAGTTTATTCTCGTCTAGATAACGCTAATTTAATGGCTGTTTCAGATTTAATGAAAGGAACTTTAAGCAAAGTTTCAAAAAAATACGACACTATAGGTTATGTGGACTATGAGAACATACTGGAAATGCCTGAAATTGAAGTGGTGAGTGTTTGTGTTCCTACAACACATCATTACAATGTAGTTATGGCTGCTATTGATCAGGGCAAGCATGTTTTAGTAGAAAAACCAATAGCATTTACATTAAATGAAGCTAAAGAAATGGTGAAAGCTGCTAAGAAAAAAGGCGTTAAATTAGGGACTGGTCATGTAGAACGGTTTAACCCAGCAGTTCAGAAGGCAAAAGAGCTTATTGAAAATGACGTGATTGGAGATGTGGTTTCCGCATCGGCCAAAAGAGTCGGGCCTTTTCCACCTAGAATAAAAGATGTGGGAGTGACCATCGACTTAGCCATTCACGATTTAGATGTTATGTACTATCTATTTGACGAACCCGTGGCTGAGGTATACGCCACAATGGGGTCCATATTAGAGAAATGTGAATTTGAAGATCATGCCGAGATCATGACCAAATTTAACAGTGGTATTACGGGCATTTTAGAAGTTAACTGGCTCACACCCTACAAACGCAGAGAATTAGAAATTACAGGAACCGACGGTATTATTTCCATTGATTATATTGATCAAAGTATTGATGTTTATGGTAAATTTGCTCAAGATGTGCAGATTCAGCACGCTGAACCACTGCAAGAAGAGATTAAATCTTTCCTTAACAGCGTATCTAATGATGAAACCCCTCAAATCACCGGGGAAGATGGTATTTATGCTCTCCGCACAGTGCTTGCAGCAATGAAATCCTCAAGAGAACATAAACCCATCAAATTAAATGGAGAATAA